In a single window of the Parafrankia discariae genome:
- a CDS encoding type I polyketide synthase: SVVSGRVAYSFGLEGPAVTVDTACSSSLVALHLAAQALRAGECEMALVGGVTVMANPGTFVEIGRQGAAAADGRCKPFAAAADGSSWSEGVGALLVERLSDARRNGHRILAVVRGSAVNSDGASNGLTAPNGPSQQRVIRAALADGQLSAADVDVVEAHGTGTRLGDPIEAQALFATYGRERTADRPLWLGSVKSNLGHTQAAAGVAGMIKMIMALRAGVLPRTLHVDAPSPHIDWSPGTVALLTEERAWPEMDRPRRAAVSSFGISGTNAHVILEQPDPADDPAADGVGVGVGVGVGVGVGPAGTASSTGGGPAALLPLAAREPAALRAQAARLAAFLRDHPDLPPAAVGAALTRRAALEHRAVALDPAGLRALAEGVPSADVVSGIAGPAGGVVFVFPGQGGQWAGMAASLLEASPVFAARMAECDAALAEFVDFSAVDLLRAGAVVDRVEVVQPLLWAVMVSLAGWWGSFGVVPAAVVGHSQGEIAAAVVAGALSVRDGAKVVALRSAALRELAGVGAMASVSVSARTAAEWLGDWPGVSVAAVNGPGQVVVAGERDAVERLVGWCAGREVRARVIDVDXASHSPQVEAVRERLGEELADVEGRAPVVPWYSTVTGEPVVAGVDGGYWYENLRRPVLFAAATERLLAAGFRHFTEVSPHPVLMVPLRETVEAAGVEAAVLGTLRRGEDGPARQARSLAEAYVQGLPVDWSTIFPGRPARDLPELPTYAFRHRHFWLTDGLTGDDPAPASPDGGAEESFWTAVEARDATGLSAELGLEEGALDGVLPALATWRRGQRERSRLDAWRYRMAWRPLAEPEPARLPGTWLVLVAADNTAAAGPLTDLLRRHGAHPERLVLDGGLDRAELAARLRGRGTAQDPPVGVLSLLALPRATPTDGAVDFGEPADAAVPMVAGTLLAAQALGDAGLDVPLWIVTQGAVAALAADPPAAVAPAEVWGIGRVIGLEHPERWGGLLDLPAALDTRAGERIAAVLAGLDDEDQIAVRGTGILARRLAPAPAAPTSAPTTPAASAAEGPASAAPAAADWRPRGTVLVTGGTGALGGHVARWAAAAGAEHLVLTSRQGASAAGAAELRAELTGLGARVTIAACDTADRAALADLLAGLAAAGEQVRSVFHTAGVLPLTPLADITPDELARTRSGKVTGAAHLLDLLAPEPPDAAALDAVVLFSSNAGVWGSARQGGYAAANAALDALAEQGRRRGLPVTSIAWGLWDGAGMAAAIGGEEYMRRRGLRAMDPAAALAALAQAVGAGETFLAVADVDWAVFAPAFGIARRRPLIEDLPAVRRLRAAGAAADPAAGADAGAQLRRRLAAAPAGEHEQILVQLVQAHAAAVLGYADPAAIDAARPFKEFGFDSLTSIDFRNRLNAATGLVLPATVVFDHPSPSAVAQFVRAGLSDGAVNAAETVLAGLDQIEDALAAAGADDTAARMRITMRLQGLLARWNDSQDETAAPSVADRLQAASADEILSFIDNELGIS, encoded by the coding sequence GCGGCGGCGGCGGACGGCCGGTGCAAGCCCTTCGCCGCCGCCGCCGACGGTTCGAGCTGGTCCGAGGGCGTCGGCGCGCTCCTGGTCGAGCGGCTGTCCGACGCCCGCCGCAACGGGCACCGGATCCTGGCCGTGGTCCGGGGCAGCGCGGTGAACTCGGACGGTGCCAGCAACGGGCTGACCGCCCCGAACGGCCCGTCCCAGCAGCGGGTGATCCGCGCCGCGCTCGCCGACGGCCAGCTGAGCGCCGCCGACGTCGACGTCGTGGAGGCGCACGGGACGGGGACCCGGCTCGGCGACCCGATCGAGGCGCAGGCGCTGTTCGCCACCTACGGGCGGGAGCGGACGGCCGACCGGCCGCTCTGGCTCGGCTCGGTGAAGTCGAACCTGGGCCACACGCAGGCGGCCGCGGGTGTGGCCGGCATGATCAAAATGATCATGGCGTTGCGGGCGGGGGTGCTGCCGCGGACGCTGCACGTGGACGCGCCGTCACCGCACATCGACTGGTCGCCGGGGACGGTGGCGTTGCTGACCGAGGAGCGTGCCTGGCCGGAGATGGACCGCCCGCGCCGGGCCGCCGTCTCCTCGTTCGGCATCAGTGGCACCAACGCCCACGTGATCCTCGAACAGCCCGACCCCGCGGACGACCCCGCGGCCGACGGCGTCGGCGTCGGCGTCGGCGTCGGCGTCGGCGTCGGCGTCGGCCCGGCCGGGACGGCGTCGTCCACGGGTGGCGGGCCGGCGGCACTGCTGCCGCTCGCCGCCCGGGAGCCGGCGGCGCTGCGCGCCCAGGCCGCGCGGCTGGCGGCGTTCCTGCGGGACCACCCGGACCTGCCGCCGGCGGCGGTCGGCGCGGCGCTGACCCGCCGGGCCGCGCTGGAACACCGGGCGGTAGCCCTGGACCCGGCCGGCCTGCGCGCGCTGGCCGAGGGCGTCCCTTCCGCCGACGTCGTCTCGGGCATCGCCGGCCCGGCCGGTGGTGTGGTTTTCGTCTTCCCGGGTCAGGGTGGTCAGTGGGCGGGGATGGCGGCTTCTTTGCTGGAGGCGTCGCCGGTGTTCGCGGCGCGGATGGCGGAGTGTGACGCGGCTCTGGCGGAGTTCGTTGATTTCTCGGCTGTGGATCTGTTGCGTGCGGGTGCGGTGGTGGATCGGGTGGAGGTGGTGCAGCCGTTGTTGTGGGCGGTGATGGTGTCGTTGGCGGGGTGGTGGGGGTCGTTCGGGGTGGTGCCGGCGGCGGTGGTGGGGCATTCGCAGGGGGAGATCGCGGCGGCGGTGGTGGCGGGGGCTTTGTCGGTGCGGGATGGGGCGAAGGTCGTCGCGTTGCGGTCGGCCGCGCTGCGGGAACTGGCCGGGGTCGGCGCGATGGCGTCGGTGAGCGTTTCGGCGCGGACCGCGGCCGAATGGCTGGGTGACTGGCCCGGGGTGAGCGTGGCTGCGGTGAACGGTCCGGGTCAGGTCGTGGTGGCCGGTGAGCGGGACGCGGTGGAGCGGCTGGTNGGGTGGTGTGCGGGTCGGGAGGTGCGGGCCCGGGTGATCGACGTGGATTANGCGTCGCATTCGCCGCAGGTGGAGGCGGTCCGGGAGCGGTTGGGCGAGGAGCTGGCTGATGTCGAGGGCCGGGCGCCGGTGGTGCCGTGGTATTCGACGGTGACCGGTGAGCCGGTGGTCGCCGGGGTCGACGGGGGCTACTGGTATGAGAACCTGCGCCGGCCGGTGCTGTTCGCGGCCGCCACGGAGCGGTTGCTGGCGGCGGGGTTCCGGCACTTCACCGAGGTCAGCCCACACCCCGTGCTGATGGTCCCGCTGCGCGAGACGGTCGAGGCCGCCGGCGTCGAGGCGGCCGTGCTCGGCACGCTGCGCCGCGGCGAGGACGGCCCGGCCCGGCAGGCCCGCTCGCTGGCCGAGGCGTACGTCCAGGGGCTACCGGTCGACTGGTCCACGATCTTCCCCGGACGGCCGGCGCGCGACCTGCCCGAGCTGCCGACGTACGCGTTCCGGCATCGGCATTTCTGGCTCACCGACGGGCTCACCGGCGACGACCCCGCGCCCGCCAGCCCGGACGGCGGCGCCGAGGAGAGCTTCTGGACCGCGGTCGAGGCGCGGGACGCGACCGGCCTGTCCGCCGAGCTCGGCCTCGAGGAGGGTGCGCTCGACGGCGTGCTGCCGGCGCTGGCGACCTGGCGGCGCGGCCAGCGCGAACGCTCCCGGCTCGACGCCTGGCGCTACCGGATGGCCTGGCGTCCGCTGGCCGAGCCGGAACCGGCCCGGCTCCCGGGCACCTGGCTGGTCCTCGTCGCGGCGGACAACACGGCGGCGGCGGGCCCGCTGACCGACCTGCTGCGCCGGCACGGGGCCCACCCGGAGCGGCTCGTGCTGGACGGCGGCCTCGACCGCGCCGAGCTGGCCGCGCGGCTACGCGGGCGCGGCACCGCCCAGGACCCGCCCGTCGGCGTGCTCTCCCTGCTGGCCCTCCCACGTGCCACACCGACCGACGGCGCGGTGGACTTCGGTGAGCCGGCGGATGCCGCCGTGCCCATGGTGGCGGGCACCCTGCTCGCCGCGCAGGCGCTCGGTGACGCCGGCCTGGACGTCCCGCTGTGGATCGTCACCCAGGGCGCGGTCGCGGCCCTCGCCGCCGACCCGCCCGCCGCGGTCGCCCCCGCGGAGGTCTGGGGGATCGGCCGGGTCATCGGCCTGGAGCATCCTGAGCGCTGGGGCGGCCTGCTCGACCTGCCGGCGGCGCTCGACACCCGGGCGGGCGAACGGATCGCCGCTGTCCTCGCCGGGCTCGACGACGAGGACCAGATCGCCGTCCGCGGCACCGGAATCCTGGCCCGCCGCCTGGCCCCGGCCCCGGCAGCCCCGACTTCGGCACCCACGACTCCGGCAGCATCGGCAGCCGAAGGCCCGGCATCCGCCGCCCCGGCGGCGGCTGACTGGCGGCCGCGCGGGACGGTGCTGGTCACCGGTGGTACCGGCGCGCTCGGAGGTCATGTCGCCCGGTGGGCGGCCGCGGCGGGGGCCGAGCACCTGGTGCTCACCAGCCGGCAGGGTGCGTCCGCCGCGGGCGCGGCCGAGCTGCGCGCGGAGCTGACCGGGCTCGGCGCCCGGGTCACGATCGCCGCCTGCGACACCGCGGACCGCGCCGCGCTCGCCGACCTGCTCGCCGGCCTCGCGGCGGCCGGCGAGCAGGTCCGGTCGGTCTTCCACACGGCCGGCGTGCTGCCGCTGACCCCGCTGGCCGACATCACCCCGGACGAACTGGCGCGGACCCGCTCCGGCAAGGTCACCGGCGCCGCCCACCTGCTCGACCTGCTCGCCCCGGAGCCCCCGGATGCGGCGGCGCTGGACGCGGTGGTGCTGTTCTCGTCCAACGCCGGGGTCTGGGGCAGCGCCCGCCAGGGTGGCTACGCCGCCGCCAACGCCGCCCTCGACGCCCTCGCCGAGCAGGGCCGCCGCCGCGGCCTGCCGGTGACGTCGATCGCCTGGGGCCTGTGGGACGGCGCCGGGATGGCCGCGGCGATCGGCGGCGAGGAGTACATGCGCCGGCGCGGGCTGCGGGCGATGGACCCGGCGGCGGCGCTCGCCGCGCTGGCGCAGGCGGTCGGCGCGGGCGAGACGTTCCTCGCCGTCGCGGACGTCGACTGGGCGGTGTTCGCGCCCGCGTTCGGGATCGCCCGGCGCCGGCCGCTGATCGAGGACCTGCCGGCCGTCCGGCGGCTGCGCGCCGCCGGGGCGGCGGCCGACCCGGCGGCGGGTGCCGACGCGGGTGCGCAGCTGCGCCGCCGGCTGGCCGCGGCGCCGGCCGGCGAGCACGAGCAGATCCTGGTGCAGCTCGTCCAGGCGCATGCCGCCGCGGTGCTGGGGTATGCCGACCCGGCGGCGATCGACGCCGCCCGGCCGTTCAAGGAATTCGGCTTCGACTCGCTCACCTCGATAGATTTCCGGAACCGGCTGAACGCGGCCACCGGGCTTGTCCTTCCGGCCACGGTGGTGTTCGACCATCCTTCGCCGTCGGCCGTCGCGCAATTCGTCCGGGCCGGTCTGAGTGACGGTGCGGTGAATGCCGCGGAAACCGTTCTCGCCGGCCTGGACCAGATCGAGGACGCGCTGGCAGCCGCCGGTGCCGACGACACCGCCGCCCGGATGCGCATAACCATGCGGCTGCAGGGGCTGCTGGCGAGGTGGAACGACTCCCAGGACGAGACGGCCGCGCCGTCCGTGGCGGACCGGCTCCAGGCGGCCAGCGCGGATGAAATCCTCAGTTTCATCGACAATGAGCTTGGTATTTCCTGA